From Pandoraea norimbergensis, the proteins below share one genomic window:
- a CDS encoding methyl-accepting chemotaxis protein, with amino-acid sequence MLKNWTIRWRLRLAVAGLATLVVVVGGLTLAGLRETVGSLREVYNKELASTRLLGEAEIQIGRARAVVLRAPQAPTADLKADDIKKGTTYWGESEKAWQAYLALPADADEQRLAAQVTSARQALKEAFTLVQNGISAGQTDVYYEQAAVLGKRYTSYVNANESLKQLYDARAKTSFESAESAYDRQLVLTLCAIGFAIIAAFLTARALNRAITRPLDDVLEHFQEIADGNLRRAVQITSTDEMGRLLEALAAMKAQLGDTVARVRKSGEAIAASAREIAAGNLDLSSRTEQQAASLEETAASMEQLTGTVRQNMEHAHQANQLARQASEQTSAGDSAMAQVTDTMRQIDAGSAKIREIIALIDGIAFQTNILALNAAVEAARAGEQGRGFAVVANEVRTLAQRSASAARDIKTLIETSAERSAAGSRIVGEAGAAMQEIAGSVRRVTDIMAEISAASEEQTTGIDQVARAVTQMDEVTQQNAALVEQASAAAQSLAEQAESLKQAVAVFQLAQSDEPHMGHFDSLGQGGASAAAARGRLHSVVS; translated from the coding sequence ATGTTGAAGAATTGGACGATTCGTTGGCGGTTACGGTTGGCGGTGGCGGGGCTCGCCACGCTGGTTGTGGTGGTAGGCGGCCTGACACTCGCGGGGTTGCGCGAGACGGTCGGCAGTCTGCGAGAGGTCTACAACAAGGAACTGGCCAGTACACGGTTACTCGGCGAGGCGGAAATTCAGATTGGCCGCGCCCGCGCCGTGGTACTCAGAGCGCCGCAGGCCCCCACGGCCGATCTGAAGGCCGACGATATCAAGAAGGGCACGACCTACTGGGGCGAATCGGAGAAGGCATGGCAAGCCTATCTGGCGCTGCCGGCCGACGCTGACGAGCAACGGTTGGCCGCGCAGGTGACCAGCGCCCGGCAGGCGTTGAAAGAAGCGTTCACGTTGGTGCAGAACGGCATCTCGGCCGGTCAGACCGATGTGTATTACGAGCAGGCGGCGGTACTCGGCAAGCGCTATACGTCGTACGTGAACGCCAATGAGTCGCTCAAGCAACTCTACGACGCGCGTGCAAAGACGAGCTTCGAATCGGCCGAGTCGGCCTACGACCGCCAACTGGTGCTGACGCTGTGCGCCATCGGTTTCGCGATCATCGCCGCATTCCTGACGGCGCGTGCCTTGAATCGGGCGATCACGCGACCGCTCGACGATGTGCTGGAACACTTTCAGGAAATCGCAGACGGCAATCTGCGCCGGGCGGTGCAAATCACGTCGACCGACGAGATGGGGCGGCTGCTTGAGGCGCTTGCCGCCATGAAGGCACAACTGGGCGATACGGTCGCGCGGGTGCGCAAGAGTGGCGAGGCGATTGCGGCCAGCGCTCGCGAGATCGCGGCGGGCAATCTCGATCTGTCGTCGCGCACGGAGCAGCAGGCCGCGTCGCTCGAAGAGACGGCCGCGAGCATGGAGCAACTCACCGGCACCGTGCGCCAGAACATGGAACACGCGCATCAGGCGAATCAGTTGGCGCGTCAGGCGAGCGAGCAGACGAGCGCGGGTGACAGCGCGATGGCGCAGGTGACCGACACGATGCGCCAGATCGACGCCGGCTCGGCCAAGATACGGGAAATCATCGCGCTGATCGACGGCATTGCCTTCCAGACGAATATCCTCGCGCTCAATGCCGCGGTGGAAGCGGCGCGGGCAGGTGAGCAGGGCCGGGGGTTCGCGGTGGTGGCTAACGAGGTGCGCACGTTGGCGCAGCGCTCAGCAAGCGCGGCACGCGATATCAAGACGTTGATCGAAACGTCGGCCGAACGCTCCGCCGCAGGCAGCCGCATCGTCGGCGAGGCGGGGGCCGCGATGCAGGAGATCGCCGGCAGCGTTCGCCGGGTGACCGACATCATGGCGGAGATTTCGGCGGCGTCGGAAGAGCAGACGACGGGGATCGATCAGGTGGCACGTGCGGTGACGCAGATGGACGAGGTCACGCAGCAGAACGCCGCGCTGGTCGAGCAGGCATCGGCGGCCGCGCAATCGCTTGCGGAACAGGCGGAATCGCTAAAGCAGGCCGTGGCCGTGTTCCAGTTGGCGCAGTCAGACGAGCCGCACATGGGCCACTTCGATTCGCTGGGGCAAGGCGGCGCGAGTGCTGCTGCGGCGCGCGGGCGGTTGCATTCGGTGGTTTCTTGA
- a CDS encoding putative bifunctional diguanylate cyclase/phosphodiesterase, which yields MKCPPVLPMETERLAALAEYGLGSDRPLPSLDVVVRIAAHMFDVPVAAVNMVGNDHVFFAAAAGFAGGDVDMSRDASFCAHAILQDAVLVVPDASRDDRFHDNPLVTGPSQVRFYAGVPLMSVGGHALGALCVIDTKPNHHFSAVDGERLRELARMASDRLELRRVELFVERDRRTFAEPERRSPTAMIRFDESGKILEWNLAAATLYGYDVADGPGLTLETLVPEHGRPSLRDRIAQVVAAGSVDGITMPSVVYGLRKDGAEFLLSASLFCWHENGALTFNAHVHDLSALRDEKDALKRLASTDVLTGVANRATFYRNTEITSASMTGAAVVIIDLDGFKDVNDTLGHEVGDGILCEVSRRLTALARPDDTVARIGADEFALLLPGVTKTADARLFADAAAAAIAEPMVIGGFDVRVTACCGIAVSPQHAHEALSLISNADLALSRAKHHGPGQVFVFVESLRMEAVERRVYNIELHRAVNDGEFVLFYQPQVDFADGSLTGAEALIRWRHPQRGLLSPAAFLPALERGPLAAAVGAWVLDEACAQAAFWRRHGAPAFRIGVNLFGLQFRIGSVVDEVIAVLNRHGLPPQALELEVTESIVLDDDVVLDALQRLRDYGVGIAFDDFGTGYASISLLRRYPLSRIKIDRSFVQAMVESERDASVVRALVDMTRSFDLRTTAEGVETVEQRDNLRQLGCDEGQGYLFGKPMPASEFGTTFNVGRTSGWGEWNLNRA from the coding sequence ATGAAGTGTCCCCCTGTATTGCCGATGGAAACCGAGAGACTCGCTGCGTTGGCTGAATACGGACTGGGGAGTGACCGTCCGCTGCCCAGCCTTGATGTCGTCGTGCGTATCGCCGCGCATATGTTTGATGTGCCGGTGGCGGCGGTCAACATGGTCGGCAACGATCACGTGTTCTTTGCCGCCGCGGCCGGGTTTGCAGGCGGCGACGTCGACATGAGCCGCGATGCCTCGTTCTGCGCCCATGCCATCCTTCAGGACGCCGTGCTGGTCGTGCCCGACGCAAGCCGCGACGACCGCTTCCACGACAACCCGCTCGTCACCGGGCCATCGCAAGTGCGCTTCTATGCGGGCGTGCCGCTTATGTCGGTCGGCGGGCATGCGCTTGGCGCCTTGTGCGTCATCGACACCAAACCGAATCACCATTTCTCCGCCGTTGACGGCGAACGCCTGCGCGAACTGGCGAGGATGGCGTCCGACCGGCTGGAGTTGCGGCGCGTCGAACTCTTCGTCGAACGCGACCGGCGGACTTTCGCGGAACCCGAGCGCCGTTCGCCGACGGCGATGATCCGTTTTGACGAAAGCGGCAAGATTCTCGAGTGGAATCTGGCGGCGGCCACCCTGTATGGCTACGACGTCGCCGATGGCCCCGGCCTTACGCTCGAGACGCTCGTACCCGAACACGGCCGGCCCTCATTACGCGATCGAATTGCACAAGTTGTGGCAGCAGGGTCGGTCGACGGCATCACAATGCCGTCCGTGGTGTATGGGCTCCGAAAAGACGGTGCCGAGTTTCTGTTGAGCGCATCGCTGTTCTGCTGGCACGAAAACGGCGCACTGACGTTCAACGCGCATGTGCATGATCTGAGTGCACTGCGCGACGAGAAGGATGCACTCAAGCGACTGGCCAGCACCGACGTGCTCACCGGCGTAGCGAATCGCGCAACCTTCTATCGAAATACGGAAATCACGTCAGCGTCCATGACCGGCGCGGCGGTGGTGATTATCGATCTCGACGGATTCAAGGACGTCAACGACACCTTGGGGCACGAGGTCGGTGACGGCATTCTTTGCGAAGTCTCTCGACGTCTTACGGCGCTGGCTCGCCCCGACGACACCGTCGCGCGCATCGGCGCAGACGAGTTCGCCCTTTTGCTGCCGGGCGTGACGAAGACGGCAGACGCACGTCTCTTTGCAGACGCAGCAGCGGCGGCCATTGCCGAACCGATGGTCATCGGCGGCTTCGACGTTCGCGTGACCGCATGTTGTGGCATCGCCGTCTCGCCGCAGCACGCGCACGAGGCGCTTAGCCTGATCAGCAACGCGGATCTCGCACTGTCGAGAGCGAAACATCACGGGCCGGGTCAGGTGTTCGTGTTCGTCGAATCATTGCGCATGGAAGCGGTCGAGCGCCGTGTGTACAACATCGAGTTGCACCGTGCCGTCAACGACGGTGAGTTCGTGTTGTTCTATCAGCCGCAGGTGGACTTTGCCGATGGGTCGCTGACCGGCGCGGAAGCGCTCATCCGCTGGCGGCATCCACAGCGCGGATTGCTGTCCCCTGCGGCGTTTCTTCCTGCGCTGGAACGCGGGCCGCTCGCGGCGGCCGTGGGTGCGTGGGTGCTTGACGAAGCTTGCGCGCAAGCCGCGTTCTGGCGCCGCCACGGTGCGCCGGCCTTCCGGATCGGCGTGAATCTGTTCGGTTTGCAGTTCCGCATCGGGAGCGTCGTGGATGAAGTGATCGCGGTGCTCAACCGGCATGGTCTGCCACCGCAGGCACTCGAACTCGAAGTGACCGAAAGTATCGTGCTCGACGACGATGTGGTCCTCGATGCGTTGCAACGTTTGCGCGACTATGGCGTCGGCATTGCGTTTGACGATTTCGGCACCGGCTACGCGTCGATCAGCCTCTTGAGGCGCTATCCGCTCAGCCGCATCAAGATCGACCGCTCGTTTGTGCAGGCGATGGTCGAGTCGGAACGAGACGCGTCAGTTGTGCGCGCGCTCGTGGACATGACGCGAAGCTTCGATCTGAGAACGACGGCGGAAGGTGTTGAGACAGTGGAGCAACGAGATAACTTGCGCCAACTTGGCTGCGATGAGGGACAGGGCTATTTGTTCGGAAAACCGATGCCCGCGTCTGAGTTCGGCACCACGTTCAACGTCGGGCGAACTAGCGGCTGGGGGGAGTGGAATTTGAACCGTGCCTAG
- a CDS encoding isochorismatase family cysteine hydrolase, translating to MPMPDILPEKTALVVMHYQTDILALFPSVAPTLLSNTRKLCDAARAKGVALYFAKIHFSPGYPEVSPLNKNGQGIKQLGLFVEDRISPELGQQANEPLIIAHRASVFHGTDLQVRLSARGIDTLIMAGIASTGVMLSSIAYASDADFRLFTVKDCCYDPDQVVHEHLFSTAFESRTHVLSLPDALAWLA from the coding sequence ATGCCGATGCCGGACATCCTTCCCGAGAAAACCGCGCTAGTGGTCATGCATTATCAGACCGATATTCTGGCGTTATTCCCGTCCGTCGCACCGACGCTGCTCTCGAATACGCGCAAGCTGTGTGACGCTGCACGTGCAAAGGGTGTCGCGCTTTATTTTGCCAAAATCCACTTTAGTCCCGGCTATCCGGAAGTCAGTCCGTTAAACAAGAACGGGCAAGGCATCAAGCAATTGGGGCTTTTCGTCGAGGATCGGATTTCACCGGAACTGGGCCAGCAGGCTAATGAACCGCTGATCATTGCGCATCGTGCCAGTGTGTTCCACGGCACCGACCTACAGGTGCGTCTCTCGGCGCGAGGGATCGACACGTTGATCATGGCCGGCATCGCCTCGACCGGGGTGATGCTGTCATCGATTGCCTATGCGAGCGATGCGGATTTCCGGTTATTCACCGTGAAAGACTGCTGTTACGATCCCGATCAAGTCGTGCACGAACACCTGTTCTCGACCGCATTCGAATCGCGAACTCACGTGCTGTCGCTCCCCGATGCCTTAGCGTGGCTTGCGTAA
- a CDS encoding nitroreductase family protein, with protein sequence MGTSTDFAAPVTASRQLALDALLSRQSHWPLVEPAPNDVELNLVFDAALRAPDHGRLRPWRFVIVRDEAREDLGQALVEIAAKRNPDAPAETHEQRRRKAFAAPAIIVIAASVSTQTSVPEGEQLLSVGAATMNMLNALHILGYGGFWATGPDAYDADLHQVLDFEPNEKILGFLFVGSPPADAEVNPRAERADHVREWLGRLSI encoded by the coding sequence ATGGGTACGTCCACCGATTTTGCCGCCCCGGTTACCGCATCGCGTCAGTTGGCGCTCGATGCCCTGCTCTCGCGCCAGTCGCACTGGCCGCTGGTCGAACCGGCACCGAACGATGTGGAACTGAATCTGGTTTTCGATGCGGCCTTGCGCGCACCCGACCATGGCCGCCTGCGTCCGTGGCGTTTTGTCATCGTGCGCGACGAGGCGCGTGAGGATCTGGGTCAGGCACTGGTCGAGATCGCTGCCAAGCGCAATCCGGACGCCCCTGCTGAGACCCACGAGCAACGCCGTCGTAAGGCGTTCGCCGCGCCGGCAATTATCGTGATCGCGGCGTCCGTGTCGACGCAAACGAGCGTGCCCGAAGGCGAGCAACTGCTGTCGGTGGGCGCGGCGACGATGAACATGCTCAATGCGCTGCACATTCTCGGCTATGGCGGCTTCTGGGCGACCGGCCCCGATGCTTATGACGCCGACCTGCATCAGGTGCTCGATTTCGAGCCGAATGAAAAGATTCTGGGGTTCCTGTTCGTTGGCTCGCCGCCTGCTGACGCCGAGGTCAACCCGCGCGCCGAGCGCGCGGACCACGTGCGCGAATGGCTGGGCCGCCTCTCGATCTGA
- a CDS encoding carboxymuconolactone decarboxylase family protein, translating into MSQAPVEHANATPEVKAVFEDIMTTRGVPDVNNFWKFIAQHPPTLARTWDSIKDVMAPGALDPLIKELIYVAVSVTNNCGYCVASHTAAARRAGMTDEMFGELLAVVGMANETNRLAVGYRVPIDPAFELPAK; encoded by the coding sequence ATGAGCCAAGCCCCTGTCGAGCACGCCAACGCCACGCCGGAAGTCAAGGCGGTCTTTGAAGACATCATGACGACGCGTGGTGTCCCTGACGTCAACAACTTCTGGAAATTCATCGCTCAACACCCGCCCACGCTGGCCCGCACGTGGGACAGCATCAAGGATGTGATGGCACCGGGGGCGCTCGACCCGCTGATCAAGGAATTGATCTACGTTGCGGTGAGCGTGACGAACAACTGCGGGTACTGCGTCGCCAGCCATACCGCCGCCGCCCGGCGCGCGGGCATGACGGACGAAATGTTCGGCGAGTTGCTGGCGGTGGTGGGCATGGCCAACGAGACCAATCGGTTGGCGGTCGGCTACCGGGTGCCCATCGACCCGGCCTTCGAGCTGCCAGCCAAGTAA
- a CDS encoding NADH:flavin oxidoreductase/NADH oxidase family protein, with amino-acid sequence MKLFTPLTLPNGTTIPNRLAKAAMEENMADADHAPSDALLRLYDAWARGGAGLILTGNVMIDAQAMTGPNGVVLQDDAHLERFRRWADTARAQGAQIWMQLNHPGRQMQSALGQPTVAPSAVALDLGSLSKRFAVPRELTPADIADVQARFVRSAELAEQAGFNGVQIHAAHGYLLSQFLSPLTNKRQDAWGGSLENRARLLIDVVRAVRQVVSPGFAVAVKLNSADFQRGGFSADDAKRVVELLNPLGVDLVELSGGSYEAPAMQGQARDGRTLAREAYFLEFARDITAVARMPLMVTGGVRRRTVAEQVIDSGVAMVGIATALSIDPALPRHWRDGKHSEPNLRPITWKSKTLGSLANMAVVKFQLNRLSAGRTTKPDVSPLRALILQQIATACQTRRYRLWMERSAAR; translated from the coding sequence ATGAAGCTCTTCACCCCCCTTACCTTGCCTAACGGCACCACGATTCCGAACCGGCTGGCCAAGGCCGCCATGGAAGAAAACATGGCCGACGCCGACCACGCGCCGTCCGACGCGCTGTTGCGCCTTTATGATGCGTGGGCGCGCGGCGGTGCGGGCCTGATCCTGACGGGCAACGTCATGATCGACGCGCAAGCCATGACCGGCCCCAATGGCGTTGTGCTCCAAGACGACGCCCACCTCGAACGCTTTCGCCGCTGGGCGGACACGGCGCGCGCGCAAGGTGCGCAGATCTGGATGCAACTCAACCACCCGGGCCGGCAGATGCAATCGGCGCTCGGGCAGCCGACGGTTGCCCCGTCGGCAGTCGCGCTGGATCTCGGCTCGCTGTCGAAGCGCTTCGCCGTGCCTAGAGAATTGACCCCGGCCGATATCGCCGACGTGCAGGCCCGCTTTGTTCGCAGCGCCGAGCTTGCCGAGCAGGCTGGCTTCAACGGTGTGCAGATTCATGCGGCACACGGCTATCTGCTCAGCCAGTTTCTCTCGCCACTGACCAACAAGCGTCAGGACGCTTGGGGCGGCAGCCTCGAGAATCGTGCCCGCTTGCTGATCGACGTCGTGCGGGCGGTTCGACAAGTGGTGTCCCCGGGCTTCGCGGTAGCAGTGAAACTGAATTCGGCAGATTTTCAACGCGGCGGCTTCAGCGCGGACGACGCCAAGCGTGTGGTGGAGTTGCTCAACCCGCTGGGTGTCGATCTGGTTGAACTCTCCGGGGGAAGTTATGAAGCGCCTGCGATGCAAGGGCAAGCGCGCGACGGGCGCACGTTGGCCCGCGAAGCCTATTTTCTGGAATTTGCACGAGATATCACGGCCGTGGCACGCATGCCGCTGATGGTCACGGGGGGCGTGCGGCGTCGCACCGTGGCCGAGCAGGTGATCGATTCCGGCGTGGCGATGGTCGGCATTGCCACGGCCTTGTCCATCGACCCCGCGCTGCCCCGTCATTGGCGGGATGGCAAACACAGCGAGCCGAATCTGCGCCCGATCACGTGGAAGAGCAAGACACTCGGCTCGCTGGCCAACATGGCCGTCGTCAAGTTCCAGCTCAACCGGCTGAGCGCCGGGCGCACGACGAAACCCGACGTCTCGCCACTCAGGGCATTGATCTTGCAGCAGATCGCAACGGCATGTCAGACGCGGCGCTATCGCCTGTGGATGGAACGAAGCGCCGCGCGGTGA